In Osmia bicornis bicornis chromosome 10, iOsmBic2.1, whole genome shotgun sequence, one genomic interval encodes:
- the LOC114874373 gene encoding uncharacterized protein LOC114874373: protein MCTIERLFGFSLVLLSGSAAVAIAAEQSVSNFETVHTSNAAILNRLGLAPLQVPDGHHKKRLAGPEPPGLSSQTRIHQPYSRRHGHRDSHVYIVKLPASPPYYTITKPHKSGKDEKITKIGPNFPVGFQGNGKPAKIYHWNLPVVKKISEKKRLHAQLKIEQAKKKLEESKKYQNSSRKNFVETVQEGVSKANEEAQGNEKYTYLSNGNKILLRQKVNPSKHVRNNDKRLSYPEHEEKKGESSKKSNGNLSNKTYRLDDSGVHRIHLTNELHGSRNTAKVKKHRKKAAMSYYAPIAGKSGSTSIHKNFPGNGKPKAFYVMEKSRKPVYYHPLLP from the coding sequence GTTATTCGGCTTTTCACTGGTGCTGCTGTCTGGCAGCGCAGCGGTGGCAATCGCCGCCGAACAATCCGTGTCGAACTTCGAGACGGTTCACACGAGCAACGCGGCCATTCTGAATCGGCTCGGTCTGGCGCCGCTTCAGGTTCCCGATGGGCATCATAAAAAACGTTTGGCTGGTCCGGAGCCACCCGGATTGAGCTCTCAGACGAGGATTCATCAGCCTTACAGCCGCCGGCACGGGCATCGGGACAGTCACGTTTACATAGTGAAACTTCCGGCTAGCCCGCCTTACTACACGATCACGAAACCGCACAAATCCGGCAAGGACGAGAAGATAACGAAAATCGGGCCAAATTTCCCGGTCGGATTTCAAGGAAACGGAAAACCGGCCAAGATTTATCACTGGAATCTGCCCGTTGTGAAGAAGATCAGCGAGAAGAAGAGACTGCACGCTCAACTGAAGATAGAACAAGCCAAGAAGAAATTAGAGGAGTCGAAGAAGTATCAGAACTCGTCGCGCAAGAATTTCGTCGAGACTGTTCAAGAGGGAGTATCGAAAGCGAACGAAGAAGCACAGGGAAACGAAAAGTACACTTACCTTTCCAATGGTAATAAAATTCTTCTTCGTCAGAAGGTTAATCCGTCGAAACACGTTAGGAACAACGACAAGAGGCTTAGCTATCCGGAACACGAAGAGAAGAAAGGTGAATCATCGAAGAAGAGCAACGGCAATCTAAGCAACAAAACTTACAGGCTTGACGATTCAGGCGTCCACAGGATTCACTTGACGAATGAACTTCACGGCTCGAGGAACACCGCTAAGGTGAAGAAACACCGGAAGAAGGCAGCCATGTCGTACTACGCTCCTATAGCTGGCAAATCCGGCTCCACCAGCATCCACAAGAACTTTCCCGGAAACGGGAAACCTAAAGCGTTCTATGTAATGGAGAAAAGTCGCAAACCCGTCTATTATCATCCCTTGTTACCTTAA
- the LOC114874375 gene encoding uncharacterized protein LOC114874375 yields MRTCLVLLVSVMASASAASLRDTLNVRLFPIEEDEALPLSTETEIVTVKDATNEPAKKQSEKTDSGTNDTKDSSFLSSIQNQDNRAESSKRPSQGKDKVARKSRKHKAIFVNYPVVQQLRYDLPYDIDYTGNTFDTEETTIPDADSYQESNIFYIRLPPTPYMFVPGLGYISQPPSYTTSKLRPQIPYARPRPKPKPKPAQPVNPFIKLPIDFVSNGKPTSVYQWQKKPGKKPTDSPITNLDSLSAEFVNNGKPTSIYQWQSNPKPTKISDDLVNNLDKGPYAFNGKPTSYFLLKSDGTSSQSQPLRFPDYQLDNSYY; encoded by the coding sequence ATGAGGACGTGTTTGGTTCTTCTGGTGTCGGTGATGGCATCCGCGAGTGCAGCGTCTCTCCGCGACACCCTGAACGTCCGATTGTTCCCAATCGAGGAGGACGAGGCGCTTCCACTTTCTACGGAAACCGAGATTGTCACTGTCAAGGACGCGACGAATGAACCGGCAAAAAAGCAATCAGAGAAGACCGACAGTGGAACGAACGACACGAAAGACTCGTCGTTTCTATCCTCGATTCAGAATCAAGATAATCGAGCGGAAAGCAGTAAGCGTCCGAGCCAAGGGAAAGATAAAGTGGCGAGGAAAAGTCGAAAGCATAAAGCCATTTTCGTTAACTATCCTGTCGTCCAGCAGCTTCGCTACGACCTGCCGTACGACATCGATTACACCGGCAACACTTTCGACACCGAAGAAACAACCATCCCCGACGCTGACAGCTACCAAGAGAGTAACATATTCTACATACGCCTGCCGCCTACACCGTACATGTTCGTTCCGGGCTTAGGCTACATTTCTCAACCTCCCAGTTACACCACCTCGAAGCTTCGGCCGCAGATCCCGTACGCGAGGCCAAGACCGAAACCGAAACCGAAACCGGCGCAACCCGTTAACCCGTTCATCAAGCTGCCCATAGATTTCGTGAGCAACGGGAAACCAACGTCGGTGTATCAATGGCAAAAGAAGCCCGGAAAGAAACCGACCGACAGCCCGATCACCAATCTCGACAGTTTATCAGCCGAGTTCGTCAACAACGGGAAACCGACGTCGATCTATCAATGGCAATCGAATCCGAAACCGACGAAAATATCCGACGATCTGGTGAACAACCTGGACAAAGGACCGTACGCGTTCAACGGTAAACCAACTAGCTACTTTCTACTGAAATCTGACGGAACATCCTCGCAAAGTCAGCCTCTTCGATTCCCTGATTACCAGCTAGATAATTCCTACTACTGA